The following proteins come from a genomic window of bacterium:
- a CDS encoding M28 family peptidase, whose translation MTMAVAGDSEVEQQVMQSLSLDGPRALIDRFSTLVRESGSRDEWTAARYIAGRLKAWGVPHTLHEPELFLSVPKSATLEVRTPAPRSLRAKTPAFSASTGRKSVRGRVVYVSTGYAADTESLFDSNVRAGRKEIEGKIVLTEGMPMPKKVADLAALGAKALVFINPGQAIHEGICTTIWGAPDLDSIGRKPAIPVVAINHADGLALKAQVEAGPVEVAVKTKLDEGWKRCPVLVAEIPGTEDPKHFALVHGHIDSWHVGIGDNATGDATLMELARVFWKHRQHLRRTVRVAWWPGHSTGRYAGSTWYADTFAHELDERCLAQINIDSPGCRWATEYTGISWMNEAAPLCRAAIHDAVGQAAEGERPHQAGDYSFNNIGITSFYMLLSTMPEALRKEKGYYAVGGCGANIQWHTEDDTLDLLDTEILMKDLRVYVTSLLRVLNAPVHPFDFRLVAEEFGRTLEDYQRRAGGAFDLAPARAALERLWGELDGFYRRTEELHHRPVRDERAQRACAVIRRLARILIPLNFTRDARFRHDPAVPIPPLPDLAPAVDLAQYATGSHEARVIQTTLLRGMNRVVAALNAAGAEIAGYG comes from the coding sequence ATGACAATGGCGGTGGCAGGAGATTCCGAAGTCGAGCAGCAGGTGATGCAGTCGCTCTCGCTCGACGGCCCGCGGGCGCTGATCGACCGCTTCAGCACCCTGGTCCGCGAGTCGGGGAGCCGCGATGAATGGACGGCCGCGCGGTACATCGCCGGGCGCCTGAAGGCCTGGGGGGTCCCGCATACCCTCCACGAGCCCGAGCTGTTCCTGAGCGTTCCCAAGTCGGCGACGCTCGAGGTCCGCACCCCGGCGCCGCGGAGCCTGCGCGCCAAGACGCCCGCCTTCTCCGCGTCCACCGGGCGCAAATCGGTCCGTGGGCGGGTCGTGTACGTCTCCACCGGCTATGCGGCGGACACCGAGAGCCTGTTTGACTCAAACGTCCGGGCCGGCCGGAAGGAGATCGAAGGGAAGATCGTCCTCACGGAAGGGATGCCCATGCCCAAGAAAGTTGCCGACCTGGCGGCGCTGGGGGCCAAGGCGCTCGTCTTCATCAACCCCGGGCAGGCGATCCACGAGGGCATCTGCACGACCATCTGGGGCGCACCCGACCTCGATTCGATCGGGCGAAAACCCGCGATCCCGGTGGTGGCGATCAACCATGCCGACGGGCTGGCGCTCAAGGCGCAGGTGGAGGCGGGCCCGGTCGAGGTCGCGGTCAAGACCAAGCTGGACGAAGGGTGGAAGCGGTGCCCCGTGCTGGTCGCCGAGATCCCGGGGACCGAGGATCCCAAGCACTTCGCGCTGGTGCACGGACACATCGATTCCTGGCACGTCGGGATCGGCGACAACGCCACCGGCGACGCCACGCTGATGGAGCTGGCGCGGGTGTTCTGGAAGCACCGCCAGCACCTCCGGCGCACCGTCCGCGTGGCGTGGTGGCCCGGGCACTCCACCGGGCGGTATGCGGGGTCGACCTGGTACGCGGACACCTTCGCGCACGAACTCGACGAGCGCTGCCTGGCCCAGATCAACATCGACTCCCCGGGCTGCCGGTGGGCGACCGAGTACACGGGGATCTCCTGGATGAACGAGGCCGCCCCGCTGTGCAGGGCGGCGATCCACGACGCGGTGGGCCAAGCGGCGGAGGGGGAACGACCGCACCAGGCGGGGGATTATTCGTTCAACAACATCGGCATCACGAGCTTCTACATGCTGCTCTCGACGATGCCCGAAGCGCTGCGCAAGGAGAAGGGATACTACGCGGTCGGTGGATGCGGCGCCAACATCCAGTGGCACACCGAAGACGACACGTTGGATCTCCTCGATACGGAGATTTTGATGAAGGACCTGCGCGTCTACGTCACCTCCCTCCTCCGCGTCCTCAACGCGCCGGTGCATCCGTTCGATTTCCGGCTGGTGGCGGAGGAGTTCGGCCGCACGCTGGAAGATTACCAGCGCCGGGCCGGGGGAGCGTTCGATTTGGCCCCGGCACGGGCCGCGCTGGAGCGCCTCTGGGGTGAGCTCGACGGGTTTTACCGGCGCACCGAGGAGCTGCACCACCGCCCGGTGCGAGACGAGCGGGCCCAGCGCGCCTGCGCCGTGATCCGCCGGCTGGCGCGCATCCTGATCCCGCTCAACTTCACCCGCGACGCCCGGTTCCGGCACGACCCTGCGGTTCCGATCCCTCCGCTCCCCGATCTCGCCCCCGCGGTCGACCTCGCGCAGTACGCGACCGGTTCCCACGAGGCGCGGGTGATCCAGACCACGCTGCTGCGCGGGATGAACCGCGTCGTGGCGGCGTTGAACGCCGCGGGCGCGGAGATCGCGGGATACGGCTAG
- a CDS encoding oligopeptide/dipeptide ABC transporter ATP-binding protein, with translation MARPSTLEAPGAAPAGAAGPLVVTEAVQKYFPLRRGLFGRRAPGEYLRGVDGVSVAIPRGSSLGIAGESGCGKTTLARLLLRLLTPTAGRILFDDVDLSTLAGPALLAFRRQAQLMLQNPYEAVNPRFTIGRALMEPLIIHGIGTRADRLDRVVAALGQVHLHPPEAFLDKFPHQLSGGQLQRVGLARALMVDPIFLVADEPVSMLDVSVRAGVLNLMRTISRARRLTTVYISHDLSLVRYVCDTTMIMYLGSVAEVGPTDAVLTRPKHPYTQLLLAAAPVPDPTRPTPDIAAPEHVPTPIGPAVGCPFTDRCPHVMPICRTTTPPLTVVGPKQRAACHLYGPAH, from the coding sequence ATGGCGCGTCCCAGCACTCTAGAGGCGCCCGGAGCGGCACCCGCGGGCGCCGCCGGGCCGCTCGTGGTCACCGAGGCGGTCCAGAAATACTTCCCGCTCCGCCGAGGGCTCTTCGGCCGGCGGGCGCCCGGCGAGTACCTTCGCGGCGTGGACGGCGTGTCGGTGGCGATCCCCCGGGGATCGTCGCTCGGGATCGCCGGCGAGAGCGGGTGCGGCAAAACCACCCTGGCCCGGCTCCTGTTGCGGCTGCTCACCCCGACGGCCGGGCGGATCCTGTTCGATGACGTGGATCTCAGCACGCTCGCCGGCCCCGCGCTCCTCGCCTTCCGGCGTCAGGCACAGCTGATGCTGCAGAATCCCTACGAGGCGGTCAACCCACGCTTCACGATCGGGCGGGCGCTGATGGAACCCTTGATCATCCACGGCATCGGCACACGAGCGGACCGACTCGACCGCGTCGTCGCCGCCCTCGGCCAAGTGCACCTGCACCCGCCGGAGGCATTCCTGGACAAGTTCCCCCACCAGCTCTCCGGGGGGCAGCTGCAACGGGTCGGCCTGGCCCGGGCGCTGATGGTCGACCCGATCTTCTTGGTGGCGGACGAGCCCGTCTCGATGCTCGATGTCTCGGTGCGTGCGGGCGTGCTCAACCTGATGCGGACGATCAGCCGCGCGCGCCGCCTGACGACGGTGTACATCTCTCACGACCTCTCCCTCGTCCGGTACGTCTGCGACACCACCATGATCATGTATCTGGGCAGCGTGGCGGAGGTTGGCCCCACCGACGCGGTCCTCACCCGGCCCAAGCATCCGTACACACAACTCCTGCTCGCCGCCGCGCCGGTGCCTGATCCCACCCGCCCCACCCCGGACATCGCCGCCCCCGAACACGTCCCGACCCCCATCGGCCCGGCGGTCGGCTGCCCGTTCACGGACCGATGCCCTCACGTCATGCCGATCTGCCGGACGACGACCCCGCCGCTGACCGTCGTGGGGCCGAAGCAGCGGGCGGCGTGCCACCTCTACGGACCGGCGCACTGA
- a CDS encoding ABC transporter ATP-binding protein, producing MGLLTLEDLRVEYRTARGVSAAVDGVTLEIQEGEVLGLVGESGCGKTTLGRAIIRVLPRNGRIAGGRMVFGGVDLAALSEVEMRPYRWREIAMVPQAAMDSLDPVYRLGDQFAEVLTITGGLTRAAARARAGDLCDLVGLDRHRLAGYPHELSGGMKQRAAIALALALKPRLLVADEPVTALDVVVQHHILRRLRDLKETLSLSVLLITHDISVIAQTCDRMAVMYAGKIVEVGPTRDVFARARHPYMMGLQNSFPNLVHPQETLIPVEGVPPDLLNPPPGCRFAPRCPFAVEPCLVESPPLRELEPGRWAACHRAEEAETLRGQAQEAQRWRVPAL from the coding sequence GTGGGGCTCCTCACGCTCGAGGACCTCCGGGTTGAATACCGCACCGCGCGAGGCGTGAGCGCCGCGGTGGACGGAGTCACGCTGGAGATCCAGGAGGGCGAGGTGCTCGGCCTGGTCGGGGAGAGCGGCTGCGGGAAGACCACGCTCGGCCGCGCGATCATCCGGGTCCTGCCGCGGAACGGGCGGATCGCCGGCGGCCGGATGGTCTTCGGCGGGGTCGATCTCGCCGCGCTCTCCGAGGTCGAGATGCGCCCCTACCGCTGGCGCGAGATCGCCATGGTCCCGCAGGCGGCGATGGACTCGCTCGACCCGGTGTACCGGCTCGGCGATCAGTTTGCCGAGGTGCTCACGATCACGGGCGGCCTGACCCGCGCGGCGGCACGCGCCCGGGCCGGAGACCTGTGCGATCTGGTGGGGCTGGACCGGCACCGGCTGGCCGGCTACCCGCACGAGCTCTCCGGGGGCATGAAGCAACGCGCCGCGATCGCGCTGGCCCTGGCGCTCAAACCCCGCCTGCTGGTGGCGGATGAGCCCGTCACGGCGCTCGACGTGGTCGTCCAGCACCACATCCTGCGTCGACTCCGCGATCTCAAGGAAACGCTCTCGCTGAGCGTGCTCCTCATCACCCACGACATCTCGGTCATCGCCCAGACCTGCGACCGGATGGCCGTGATGTACGCGGGGAAGATCGTCGAGGTCGGCCCCACGCGCGACGTGTTCGCGCGGGCGCGCCACCCGTACATGATGGGGCTGCAGAACTCGTTCCCCAACCTGGTGCACCCCCAAGAGACCCTGATCCCCGTCGAGGGAGTCCCCCCCGACCTCCTGAACCCGCCCCCGGGATGCCGCTTCGCCCCACGGTGTCCGTTCGCCGTCGAACCGTGTCTGGTGGAGTCCCCGCCGCTGCGGGAGCTCGAACCCGGCCGCTGGGCGGCCTGCCACCGCGCCGAAGAGGCGGAGACGCTGCGAGGACAGGCTCAGGAGGCCCAGCGATGGCGCGTCCCAGCACTCTAG